The DNA segment GGGCGCCGGACAGCGCCAGCGTGCCCAACAGGACGGCGGCAAAGTCCGCGAGGAGCAGAGGGACGGGCGAAGCCGGCCGGGCCACGGACCGGGGGGCGGGCAGCCGCGGTCCGTCGGCGGTGCCGCGCGGTGGCATGACGGAAACGGGTGAGGAGCCGTGGTCCCGCGGCGGTACGCCGGGAGAGGACATGGTGCGTTCGACGGTCACGAGCGGATGGACTCCCTGTACTTGGTGGGCTCGACGCGCTGCGTGACCCGGTTCGCCGTTCCGGTGCGGCAGCCAGCGTCGAGCGGCCGCGCCTGCTCGACGGCCCGGGACGGACGTGTCCTCCGGCTGGAGGGCCAGCTGTCGAGCAGGTCTCGGTAGACGTCGGTGACCTGCTCGGCGGTGTGCCGTACGTCGTGGACGGACCGCACGTGCCGACGGCCCAGGACACCGAGCGACTCACGCAGTGGCGGGTCGAGCAGCAGCCCGGACAGGGCCCCGGCCAGCGCCGCCGGGTTCTCCGGCGGTACCAGACAACGGGGGGAGAAGGACGGCGGCAGGCTCTCGCGGGCGCCGTCGACGTCCGTGACCACCACGGGACGCCCGCAGGCCATCGCCTCCAGCGGGGCGAGGGCCATACCCTCCCAACGGGACGGCAGGACCACGAGATCGGCGGCCTGGTACCAGGGAGAGGCGTCGGGGACGGCTCCCGCGAACAGTACGGACCCCGGCGCCCGTGCGCGCAGCCGGTCGTGGTCCGGTCCGTCACCGACCAGGACGAGCCGTGCGGCGGGCACCCGCCGCACGACGGCGTCCCACGCCCGCAGCAGGACGTCCTGTCCCTTCTGCCGGCAGAGCCGCCCCACACAGACCACGAGCGGCGTCGCGGGGTGGAGGGCGGCGAGCTGGGCGAGCCCGGCGCGCACGGTGTCGGTGCCGGCCGGGCAGAAGCGCTCGGGATCGATGCCGTTGGGGATGACGGTCCACCGTCCGGTGATCCCGGCACGCACGCCGGTCGCCCGTTCCGCCTCGCTCACGCACACCACCCGTGCGGCCCAGCGTGCCCCCCATCGCTCCCATGTGAGCGCGAGCGCCGCGGTGGCTCCGCCCACCGCCTCGAACGACCAGGCGTGCGGCTGGAAGACCGTCGGAATCCGTCCGCGCACCGCGAGCCGCCCGGCGAGCCCGGCCTTCGCGCTGTGCGCGTGCACCAGATCGGGGCGCACCTCGTCGATCAGCCGCGCGAGGTGCGTCACCTCCCGCACGAGCGACGGAGCGGGCGACCGTGTCGACCGCCAGTTCCGTACCTGCGCGCCGAGCCCCCGCAGGCGGAGGGCGAGTGGGCTGTCGGGGCAGACCGCGGTGACGTCCAGGCCGTCCGCCACCTGCGTACGGACCAGGTCGGTCAGCACGCGTGCGACTCCGCCGTCCACCGGCTGGGTGATGTGCAGCACCCGTGGCCGGCGGCCGGAGGGGGACGGGTCCATGCGCACGGATTCCTCGCGCGCGACGGCGTCCGGGACGGGCGGTGGCGTGTTCACGGCCGGGCGTCGACGGCGGTGAAGAGCACGCCGGCCCAGGCCGCGTCGGCCCGGGACGAGAGCAGGAAGCTCACCCGGTCGCCGGCGCGCAACAGGTCACTTCCGAGGGTGAACACGTCGGAGTCGTAGCCGAGGGTGTTGGAGTACGCCGGCACCCGCGCCGGGGCAGTCCCGGTGGGCCCGCTGATGGTGGAGTTCAGGACGTCGCCGACCGGGTTGGCGGAGTCGGCGAACGCCGTGGCGGAGGCGGGCGAGCCGCTGGTCACGGTGAGCGAGTCGCCGGTGGTGCCGCGGTCGCCGTTGTACGCCACCAGTCCCACCAGGCCCTTCGTGTCCCCGGCGAGGTCCAGACCGCTGAGCCGGACCTCGGGTCCCGTGCGGGACTTCAGCGGCGCGAAGCCGTCCCAGAGCGAGATGTGCCGCAGTGGCTCCGCCGGGTTCGCGTACGCCACCACCAGGGTCCAGCCGCCCCAGGCGCCGGCCGCCGACCGGCCGGCGGCCACGTTGACCTGCGCCACGGTGTACAGACCCGGCCCGCTGTCGCGCACCAGCCCGGTCACGTCCGCCGAGGCCTGGAAGGCGTCCGCGCCGTCCGCCACGTCGTGTCCGACGACGGTGTCCGCGAGGAGCTCCTTGTACGCCCCGCCGGGTTCGGCGATCAGCACCCGCTCGTTGTCCTGTGCCGGCTTCTGTTCGCCCACGCGCAGGTTGCCGCCCCAGTACAGGCGTGCGTACGTCACCCGGGAGCCGGAGGGCAGGCGGACCTCCGCGCGGGAGGAGTTGTAGGTGTTCGGGTCGCGGTCGACGTCGACGTAGAACATGTCGAAGTCGCCGTTCACCGCCTGCGCCCCCGCCTGCGCGTCCGTGCAGGCGGGGGGCCGGTTCGTGCGGCAGGTGGCGGAGGAGTTGGCCGCGCGCACGATGCCTCCGTGCTGGAGCGCGTGATACCGCTGGTCGAACGGGAGACTGCTCGCCTCCGGCGCGGGCGCCGCGGCAGGGGAGGTGGCCGGCGAGGCGGCCGGGGAGCCCCAGGGCGCCCACATCGCGACAAGTGCGAGGACGCCCACCGTGGCAGGGCGGAGCAACTGGCCCAGGGAATGGCGCATGACCGTCGGAGCCTTTCGGAACGGATGGCGGTGACCGGATGGATGAAGACGACGTCCGCGGCCGGCAGCGCCGCCGGTGCCGGAGCCGTGCCTGAGGACGGCGACGACGAGCAGGACCACCGGGATGAGCAGGCAGCACGACGAGTGCGATGCGTCCGCCTCCGGGGGCGCGTCGGCGCAATTCTAGCCATCAGTCGGACAAATTTGCCGAAACTCAATCAACACCGGCAAGTGTGTTGGAATCGTGAAGTAGGTTCTGTGCGGGGCGATGCACAGGCACTCCCCGCCCGCCCACTCGTCGGGCAGGACAGGGCCACACGGGTGAGAACGCGGCGCCGAAGACCCGCCGCGCCACTCCGGCGGGCCGGGAATCCCGGCGTCCGCGCCCACCATCGCGCCGACGCCGGTGGCGCTGCCTGCCGTTTGATCCCATATGACGACTCGCCAATCCGTGGTCGCCCGGTTTCCGTGCCGACCGGGGACCGTTGGGCGCGACGACACAAAACCCCTTCCGGCGAAGCGCGTTGCCGAAGAAAGGAACACGATGAAGTCCCTGAAGGCTGCTGCCGTCATTGCCGGGTCCCTGATCGCCGCCGGCATGGCCGCGCCCGCGTACGCGCAGGAGATCGACCTGGC comes from the Streptomyces sp. KMM 9044 genome and includes:
- a CDS encoding glycosyltransferase, whose protein sequence is MDPSPSGRRPRVLHITQPVDGGVARVLTDLVRTQVADGLDVTAVCPDSPLALRLRGLGAQVRNWRSTRSPAPSLVREVTHLARLIDEVRPDLVHAHSAKAGLAGRLAVRGRIPTVFQPHAWSFEAVGGATAALALTWERWGARWAARVVCVSEAERATGVRAGITGRWTVIPNGIDPERFCPAGTDTVRAGLAQLAALHPATPLVVCVGRLCRQKGQDVLLRAWDAVVRRVPAARLVLVGDGPDHDRLRARAPGSVLFAGAVPDASPWYQAADLVVLPSRWEGMALAPLEAMACGRPVVVTDVDGARESLPPSFSPRCLVPPENPAALAGALSGLLLDPPLRESLGVLGRRHVRSVHDVRHTAEQVTDVYRDLLDSWPSSRRTRPSRAVEQARPLDAGCRTGTANRVTQRVEPTKYRESIRS
- a CDS encoding DUF3344 domain-containing protein, whose translation is MRHSLGQLLRPATVGVLALVAMWAPWGSPAASPATSPAAAPAPEASSLPFDQRYHALQHGGIVRAANSSATCRTNRPPACTDAQAGAQAVNGDFDMFYVDVDRDPNTYNSSRAEVRLPSGSRVTYARLYWGGNLRVGEQKPAQDNERVLIAEPGGAYKELLADTVVGHDVADGADAFQASADVTGLVRDSGPGLYTVAQVNVAAGRSAAGAWGGWTLVVAYANPAEPLRHISLWDGFAPLKSRTGPEVRLSGLDLAGDTKGLVGLVAYNGDRGTTGDSLTVTSGSPASATAFADSANPVGDVLNSTISGPTGTAPARVPAYSNTLGYDSDVFTLGSDLLRAGDRVSFLLSSRADAAWAGVLFTAVDARP